In Bacillus weihaiensis, the genomic stretch ATCCGATTAAATTCCTGTGTTCCCAAGTGGTGAATCATAGATTTTATTCCATTATGACCACCTGCACTTCCTTTTGTACGTAATCTAATCTTCCCAACAGGTAAATCAAGATCATCATACACTACAACAAGGTCTTCTTCATTTATCTCATAAAAATCCATTAAAGGGCGGATACATTCACCAGACAAATTCATATAAGTTAGTGGTTTTAATAGGATCACTTTTTCACCAGAAACATGTCCAATTCCATAAATCCCATTAAACTTTTGGCGATCAAGTGGAATAGAAAGCTCATCAGATAGCTTATCAATCACCATAAAACCGACATTATGTCTTGTTTTTTCATATTGCCTACCTGGATTACCTAAACCAACAATGAGTTTCATATAAGAAACCCTCCTAACAACTCTATAACATTAAATTTTTTCATGTAATTTAACAATAGCACAAATAAGAAAAACCTTAAATAAAACTTGTTGTTACATTGTGTCTAATTATGACGTTTCTTTCATTTGAGTATAAAAAACACTTAAAAAATGCCAGCCCTTACAAAGAAAAATGTAGGGCTGACATCTAGTATACTCTATTCCATTTACCTTATTCGTTATGCTCTCTACCTTCTTCATTTTCCGGTGTACCTGGCTCTTGTTCTTCACCACTATCAATTTCTTCTTCTTGCTGAGGTGGTAGAATAGATGCAATAACCTGTTCTTCATCTTGTACAATTGTATAATCTGCGCTACTTGAGAGGTCCTTAACAAGATACGTTTCATTTACACCTAGCTCAGAAATATCAACATCAATTGATTGAGGGATTTTATTTGGCTTTGCACTAATTGTTAGTTCATGAAGAGGCTGCTGTAATACCCCACCATCCTTCACACCTTGCGCTTCACCCGTTAGATGTAACGGAACTTCTACTTCTACATCAGCCTTCATATCAACCACGTGGAAATCTGCATGAACAAGCTCATTTTTAAGTGGATCTGTTTGCATATCATATAGCATAACAGCATGTGATGATCCATTGACATCAAGCGTAATAATTGTATTTTTTCCTTCATCACGTAATGTCTTAATTAGCTCAATACTATCTAAAGCTACAGCTTTACTTTCCGTTGCTTTCCCGTAAATAACAGCAGGAACTTGTCCTGATTCACGTACTTTTCTTCGTGCTGAATTTGTAAATTCAGTTCTCTCAACTGCTTGTAATGTTGTCATCGTTACACCTTCCTAAAACATATTGGTTTCTTGTCTAGTATTTTTCCCATAACTAGATACGACTAAACATCAGATATGAATTTAGTGCCTTAAGGATAACTGAAAGAATTTTATTAGAAGGCCTTTAAGAACTAATAGCCTGCTGAAAATCTATGACGAACAGTGACAATAAAGAGAACGAAAAGAGTGTACAAAAAGACCTATTTTGCTATACAAAATAGGTCTCCTACCTTACGATTCATCATTTGGACTGTCTATGTTTTAATCAAAAAGTAAGCTTACAGATTGCTTTTCGTGAACTCTAATAATTGCTTCACCGATAAGTGGCGCAACAGATAGTTCAACTAGCTTATCAATTCGTTTTTCCTCTGGTAAAAGAATAGAGTTTGTAACAACTAGCTCTTTAATCTTAGAATTTTGAATACGTTCGATTGCAGGACCAGAAAGAACAGGGTGTGTACAGCATGCATATACTTCTTTCGCACCATTTTCTACTAGGGCGTTAGCCGCTAATGTAATAGTACCTGCAGTATCAATGATATCATCGATTAAGATGGCTGTTTTCCCTTCAATATGACCGACAATATTCATTACCTCAGACACATTTGGTCTTGGGCGTCGTTTGTCAATAATCGCAATTGGAGCTTTAAGCTTATCCGCTAATTTACGTGCTCTTGTCACACCACCATGGTCCGGAGAGACAATTACGATATCCTCTAGTTCTTTTCCTAAGAAATACTCACCTAAAATAGGCACACCCATTAAGTGATCAATTGGAATATCAAAGAATCCTTGAATTTGTGGAGCATGTAAATCTAGTGTAATAACACGTGTTGAGCCAGCAGTTTCTAAAAGGTTCGCAACAAGTTTAGCAGTGATTGGTTCCCTTGCTCTTGCCTTACGATCCTGTCTTGCATACCCATAATAAGGAATAACAATATTAATTGTCTTAGCAGAAGCACGCTTCAGCGCATCAATCATAATTAATAATTCCATCAAATGTTCATTTACAGGGCCACTTGTTGATTGAATGATGTAAACATCACAACCACGAATACTTTCTTCGATATTAATTTGTATTTCCCCATCACTAAAGCGAGTAACAGAGCTTTTCCCTAAATCCACTCCCACAACATCAGCAATTTCCTTAGCTAACGCAGGGTTCGAGTTAAGCGTAAATATTTTTAAATTTGAATCTCCATAACGATTAGACATGGTAAAGTGAAAACCTCCATTAGGAATTTTTATTATTTAAACGGTCAGCATAGTTTTCTTTGTTCACTTGCCTTGATCTAGCCACACTTAAAGCTTTTGCAGGTACATCATCCGTCACAGTAGAGCCAGCTGCAACGTATGCACCCTTTCCAACAGTCACAGGAGCGATTAAGTTTGAATTACATCCGATAAAAGCTCCATCCTCAATCTTCGTTAAGAATTTATTTTTCCCATCATAATTTACGGTAATTGAACCACAACCAAGGTTCACATCAGCGCCTACTTCCGCATCGCCAATATAACTTAAATGAGAAGCCTTACTGCCTTTACCCATAGAAGATTTTTTTATTTCAACAAAATTACCGATTTTCACTTCATCACTAATTGTTGAATCTGGTCTAATGTGGGCGAATGGTCCAATTGCTACACTATGTCCTATTTCACTATCATAGGCTACAGATTGACGAATCGTTGTCTCATTCCCAATTCGACAGTTATTAATCTCTGTATTCGGGCCAATGATACATTCTTCGCCAACAGTTGTTTCCCCAAGAATCATTGTTCCAGGGTATATAACTGTGTCTCGACCTATTACAGCATCTAAGGAAATATATGTGTTATCTGGGTCAATAATTGTTACACCATTTCTCATATGCTTCTCGTTCATTCTTAGCTTCATCAATTTCTCTGCCTGTGAGAGAGCAACTCTGTCATTTACACCTAGAGTTTCATCAAATGAAGCTGTTTGATAAGCAGAAACTATTTTCCCCTCTTTTTGAAGGATCTCAATAACATCAGGTAAGTAATATTCCCCTTGCACATTATCATTTGACACATTTGATAATGCTTTGAATAATTCTTCATTGTCAAAACAATATGTTCCTGTATTAATCTCTGTAAGTTTACGCTCAGTTTCAGTCGCATCTTTATGCTCGACAATTTTCTCAACAGACCCCTCAGCATTTCGGACAATACGACCATATCCAGTAGGATCCTCTGCATTAGCTGTTAAAATTGTCGCTTTTGCTTGAGATTCTTGGTGATGAGCTAAGAGAGCTGACATCGTTTCTGACGTAATTAACGGCGTATCTCCACAAACAACAATTGTTGTTCCTTTTTCATTCTCTAAGTAAGAAGCTGCTTGCATGACAGCATGTGCAGTTCCTAACTGTTCACTTTGTAGCGCATATTCTGTAGCATCCCCAAGCTGTGCTTTTACTTTTTCCGCACCATGTCCAACTACTGTAACAGTTTTAGATAGATCTAGCTTAGAAACTTGATTTAACACATGCTGTACCATAGGTTTGCCACAAACAGGATGTAGCACTTTATACAAGGATGATTTCATTCGAGTACCCTGTCCTGCTGCTAAAATCACTGCATACCGATTATCCATTCCAGGCCTCCATATTGTTAGACTTTTCTACTAAGTTTATGTAAAGTACGTTTTTATCCATAGAAAAATATATCTCAAAACGACAACCATTTCAAGACAACAAACAAAAGTACATATTTTTATCATTTTATCATAGTTTTTCTTTTTCGTCTTAGCGTCAGAAGGATTTTAACAGTCAACAGAAAAAAAAGACTTTGCACAGTAATCGCAAAGTCTTTCTTCTTATTATTAGGAAGCTCCTGCTTCTTCAAATTCTACCTCTAGTTCACCTAAACGATGATACTCAGCTAATACAGCATCTTGGATCTTTCCACGTGTATTAGAATTGATAGGGTGTGCAATATCTCTGAATTCACCATCCGGAGTACGCTTACTTGGCATTGCAACAAAGAGACCATTATTGCCGTCAATTACGCGAATATCATGAACAACAAATTCATGATCCAACGTAATAGAAGCAATTGCTCTCATACGTCCTTCGGTATTAACGCGGCGTAATCTTACGTCTGTAACTTCCATTCTGTTCACCACCTTTTCCCCCATATGAAAAACTTAAGTTACTAATTCAACAGCTTTTTAAATATTCCTGCAATAATCCAAAAAAATTTTCAGATTTAGGCAAAATAGTTGACATTTCCCTATTTACTCGATGTTCTGTAAGCTGTTGTCATATTCTTACATCTAAAAGCTGTGTTTTTTTCTTTATAGTACAAAAAAAACGTACCCTCCCTGAGTACGTTTTTTACATAAGTCTTATTTAACTAAAGCTACAACCTCAATTTCTACAAGGGCATCTTTTGGTAGACGAGCCACCTCAACGCAAGAACGTGCAGGCTTGTGAGCATGAAAATATTCACCATATACATGATTAAATGCTCCAAACATCTCCATGTCTTTTAGGAAAACTGTTGCTTTTACAACCGTCTCCAACGAAGCTCCCGCTTCACTTAAAACGGCCTGAAGGTTTTGAAAAACTTGGTGTGTCTGCTCTTCAATCGTCCCATTTATCATCTC encodes the following:
- the pth gene encoding aminoacyl-tRNA hydrolase; protein product: MKLIVGLGNPGRQYEKTRHNVGFMVIDKLSDELSIPLDRQKFNGIYGIGHVSGEKVILLKPLTYMNLSGECIRPLMDFYEINEEDLVVVYDDLDLPVGKIRLRTKGSAGGHNGIKSMIHHLGTQEFNRIKVGIDRPNNGMKITDYVLGQFTEEDQKGMTEAIDRSSQACQKWIAQSFLQVMNGFN
- a CDS encoding 50S ribosomal protein L25/general stress protein Ctc, producing MTTLQAVERTEFTNSARRKVRESGQVPAVIYGKATESKAVALDSIELIKTLRDEGKNTIITLDVNGSSHAVMLYDMQTDPLKNELVHADFHVVDMKADVEVEVPLHLTGEAQGVKDGGVLQQPLHELTISAKPNKIPQSIDVDISELGVNETYLVKDLSSSADYTIVQDEEQVIASILPPQQEEEIDSGEEQEPGTPENEEGREHNE
- a CDS encoding ribose-phosphate diphosphokinase, which gives rise to MSNRYGDSNLKIFTLNSNPALAKEIADVVGVDLGKSSVTRFSDGEIQINIEESIRGCDVYIIQSTSGPVNEHLMELLIMIDALKRASAKTINIVIPYYGYARQDRKARAREPITAKLVANLLETAGSTRVITLDLHAPQIQGFFDIPIDHLMGVPILGEYFLGKELEDIVIVSPDHGGVTRARKLADKLKAPIAIIDKRRPRPNVSEVMNIVGHIEGKTAILIDDIIDTAGTITLAANALVENGAKEVYACCTHPVLSGPAIERIQNSKIKELVVTNSILLPEEKRIDKLVELSVAPLIGEAIIRVHEKQSVSLLFD
- the glmU gene encoding bifunctional UDP-N-acetylglucosamine diphosphorylase/glucosamine-1-phosphate N-acetyltransferase GlmU, coding for MDNRYAVILAAGQGTRMKSSLYKVLHPVCGKPMVQHVLNQVSKLDLSKTVTVVGHGAEKVKAQLGDATEYALQSEQLGTAHAVMQAASYLENEKGTTIVVCGDTPLITSETMSALLAHHQESQAKATILTANAEDPTGYGRIVRNAEGSVEKIVEHKDATETERKLTEINTGTYCFDNEELFKALSNVSNDNVQGEYYLPDVIEILQKEGKIVSAYQTASFDETLGVNDRVALSQAEKLMKLRMNEKHMRNGVTIIDPDNTYISLDAVIGRDTVIYPGTMILGETTVGEECIIGPNTEINNCRIGNETTIRQSVAYDSEIGHSVAIGPFAHIRPDSTISDEVKIGNFVEIKKSSMGKGSKASHLSYIGDAEVGADVNLGCGSITVNYDGKNKFLTKIEDGAFIGCNSNLIAPVTVGKGAYVAAGSTVTDDVPAKALSVARSRQVNKENYADRLNNKNS
- the spoVG gene encoding septation regulator SpoVG, which translates into the protein MEVTDVRLRRVNTEGRMRAIASITLDHEFVVHDIRVIDGNNGLFVAMPSKRTPDGEFRDIAHPINSNTRGKIQDAVLAEYHRLGELEVEFEEAGAS
- a CDS encoding RidA family protein codes for the protein MKIVSTNQAPAAIGPYSQGITVNNVFYSSGQIPLTAQGEMINGTIEEQTHQVFQNLQAVLSEAGASLETVVKATVFLKDMEMFGAFNHVYGEYFHAHKPARSCVEVARLPKDALVEIEVVALVK